One window of Flavobacteriales bacterium genomic DNA carries:
- a CDS encoding T9SS type A sorting domain-containing protein, with protein MKTITTPLACLILSSLSAQVTIQYSDLSAFGAATDMHQMTAPAALPTLSDGSNQTWDLSGITLQNIGTLNFNTALGTPYASTYPNANWVWAQNVTGVGTSYTYLTIAASGIDVVARNVPFSTVNYSDPSRVMQFPLAYGGVFSDPYVNDNGSGTVVWTYSGHGTAITPLGTFPDVAKLVSNEGDLLLWNTDPLYPILIDDGDNTLFFAQNNVGIAEQADASVLTYPNPCHNRITLAGTSPGSKWIILDDQGRNVAQGSLVATGTDTRVDVSALVAGHYTIVLNDNSRPRHSGFIKQ; from the coding sequence ATGAAAACGATCACTACTCCCCTTGCCTGCCTGATCCTTTCCTCCCTTTCGGCACAGGTCACCATTCAATACTCCGACTTGAGCGCGTTCGGCGCAGCCACCGATATGCACCAGATGACGGCACCGGCCGCGCTCCCGACCCTCAGCGACGGCAGCAACCAGACCTGGGACCTCAGCGGCATCACGCTCCAGAACATCGGCACCTTGAATTTCAATACTGCGTTGGGCACACCGTACGCCAGCACCTATCCCAACGCGAATTGGGTATGGGCGCAAAATGTCACCGGGGTGGGCACCTCGTACACCTACCTCACCATTGCTGCAAGCGGCATTGACGTGGTGGCCCGGAACGTGCCTTTCTCCACGGTGAACTACTCCGACCCTTCCCGCGTAATGCAATTTCCGCTGGCATACGGCGGGGTCTTTTCCGACCCGTACGTGAACGATAACGGGAGCGGCACGGTGGTCTGGACCTATTCCGGGCACGGCACCGCGATAACCCCGTTGGGTACTTTTCCAGATGTGGCGAAGCTTGTGAGCAACGAGGGCGACCTGCTGCTTTGGAACACCGACCCGCTCTATCCCATCTTGATCGACGACGGGGACAACACGCTCTTCTTCGCCCAGAACAACGTGGGGATCGCCGAACAAGCTGATGCTTCGGTGCTCACATATCCCAATCCGTGCCACAACCGGATCACCTTGGCTGGCACTTCGCCCGGTAGCAAATGGATCATCTTGGACGACCAAGGACGCAACGTTGCCCAAGGAAGCCTTGTGGCAACGGGGACGGACACGCGGGTTGACGTGAGCGCGCTTGTCGCGGGGCACTATACGATCGTTTTGAACGACAACAGTCGTCCGCGGCATTCCGGCTTTATCAAGCAATAA